The Salvia miltiorrhiza cultivar Shanhuang (shh) chromosome 1, IMPLAD_Smil_shh, whole genome shotgun sequence genome has a window encoding:
- the LOC130993674 gene encoding tRNA ligase 1-like isoform X2: MPHFLSLITMPRKRKQRRGVSEEHRRVKKSKVHKLPASLPSASVSGFTAVVGLNSVDQTTKLGNGVQTESAAVLSKVLSDESLESFTTDSSTSSLAQVRAAFYPKFENEKSDQEVRKRMIEMVSKGLATVEVSLKHSGSLFMYAGHEGGAYAKNSYGNIYTAVGVFVLGRMFCEAWGSQASEKQSEFNQFLERNRMCVSMELVTAVLGDHGQRPREDYVVVTAVTELGNGKPKFYSTPDLISFCRKWRLPSNHVWLFSTRKSVMSFFAAFDALWEEGTATTVCKALEEVADISVPGSKDHTMVQGEILEGLVARIVSQGSSEHMKQVLRDYPPPPMEGVVLGSSLREVCAANRTGKQQIMALLKSVGTSFCPNYLDWFGIEASDSHSRNADQSVLSKFLRTRPADFSTTKLQDMVRLMTEKRYRAAFKFYHNFHKVGSATNGSLHLKMVICVHVDSTFKRYQKEMRDNPDLWPLYRGFFADLNLYESNMGRAVELPTVTSSRSGLNGESEKGDLADEDANLMIKLKLLPYMIRTFLIRNGLSILFKKGGAAYKMYYMRQMKLWNTSAAKRRQLSKMLDEWAVYICMKYGHKQLSLSTYLSEAEPFLEQYAKRSPKNQALIGSAGGLVRNEDFMAIDEGIQDEEGDLEPERDIIPSTPTPIVKETIAKDHGLIVFFPGIPGCAKSALCKEILSSPGRLGDDRPVHSLMGDLIKARYWPKVAQAYRKKPNSIMLADKNAPNEEVWRQIEDMCLSTGASSVPVIPDSEGTESNPFSLDALAVFMFRVLHRANHPGNLDSSTPHAGYVLLKFYHLYEGKDREEFETELIERFGLIVKIPLLEPKRPPLPETVRSTLEEGLSLYKLHSREHRNLDSSKGQYIDKWTQWEKQLRDTLSANSEYLNSIQVSFRVSAEKVIEQLKAIIAKGDHKAPSISIIKRNPGAIVFAAVTLPVSEIINVIHNVGRITELKLF; encoded by the exons ATGCCTCATTTTCTCTCACTCATCACCATGCCTCGCAAGCGGAAGCAG CGACGAGGAGTCAGTGAAGAACACAGACGGGTGAAGAAGTCGAAAGTCCACAAGTTGCCTGCCTCGTTGCCTTCAGCTTCAGTAAGTGGCTTCACTGCAGTAGTGGGACTAAATTCAGTTGATCAAACGACCAAACTAGGCAATGGAGTCCAAACGGAATCTGCTGCTGTTTTGAGCAAGGTTCTTAGCGATGAATCATTGGAAAGCTTCACCACTGACAGCTCGACATCCTCACTCGCACAAGTTAGAGCAGCTTTCTATcctaaatttgaaaatgagaagTCCGATCAAGAG GTTAGGAAAAGGATGATAGAGATGGTTTCCAAAGGCTTGGCTACAGTGGAG GTTTCACTCAAGCACTCTGGCTCACTTTTCATGTATGCCGGACACGAGGGAGGAGCATATGCCAAGAATAGCTATGGGAATAT TTACACTGCAGTTGGTGTTTTTGTACTTGGGCGCATGTTTTGCGAAGCTTGGGGTTCACAAGCCAGCGAGAAGCAATCTGAGTTCAATCAGTTTCTTGAG AGAAATCGTATGTGCGTATCAATGGAGCTCGTTACTGCTGTATTAGGAGACCATGGGCAACGTCCTCGTGAAGATTATG TGGTTGTGACTGCTGTCACAGAGTTGGGCAATGGAAAACCAAAATTCTACTCAACCCCTGATCTTATCAGTTTTTGTAGGAAATGGCGTCTACCGTCGAATCATGTGTGGTTATTCTCAACAAG GAAATCTGTAATGTCATTTTTTGCGGCTTTCGATGCACTCTGGGAGGAAGGAACAGCAACCACTGTATGCAAAGCTCTTGAGGAAGTTGCAGATATATCAGTACCTG GATCAAAAGATCATACAATGGTGCAGGGTGAGATCTTGGAAGGTCTAGTGGCTCGGATAGTAAGCCAGGGGAGCTCAGAACATATGAAGCAGGTTTTGAGAGACTATCCTCCACCACCTATGGAGGGAG TTGTTCTCGGATCTAGCCTGCGTGAAGTATGTGCTGCAAACAGAACTGGAAAGCAG CAAATTATGGCACTTCTTAAGAGTGTTGGTACATCTTTCTGCCCAAACTATTTGGACTGGTTTGGAATTGAAGCCTCTGATAGTCATTCAAGAAATGCAGATCAATCAGTTCTGTCAAAGTTTCTGCGAACCCGTCCAGCAGATTTTTCTACTACCAAATTACAG GACATGGTTCGACTGATGACAGAAAAGCGCTACCGTGCTGCTTTTAAGTTTTATCATAACTTTCATAAAGTTGGCTCTGCCACAAATGGCAGTCTTCATCTTAAGATGGTTATATGTGTACACGTTGACTCAACTTTTAAACGGTACCAGAAAGAGATGAG GGATAATCCTGATTTGTGGCCACTATATCGAG GTTTTTTTGCCGACCTGAACTTATACGAGTCTAATATGGGAAGAGCTGTAGAGCTCCCCACGGTAACTAGTTCTAGGAGTGGCTTAAATGGTGAATCAGAAAAAGGTGATTTAGCTGATGAAGATGCAAACCTGATGATCAAATTGAAGCTCCTTCCGTATATG ATACGGACCTTTCTGATTCGGAATGGCTTGTCTATTCTTTTTAAGAAAGGTGGAGCTGCATACAAGATGTACTACATGAG GCAAATGAAGTTATGGAATACTTCAGCAGCAAAGCGAAGGCAGCTCAGCAAGATGCTGGATGAATG GGCTGTATATATTTGTATGAAATATGGACACAAACAACTGTCGTTGTCCACATATCTTAGTGAAGCAGAGCCATTTCTTGAGCAATATGCAAAGCGCAGTCCCAAAAATCAAGCTTTGATTGGGTCTGCTGGTGGTTTGGTTAGAAATGAAGATTTCATGGCCATTGATGAGGGAATTCAAGATGAGGAGGGTGACCTTGAACCAGAGAGAGATATAATACCTTCAACTCCAACTCCCATTGTCAAGGAAACCATCGCTAAGGATCACGGGCTTATCGTTTTCTTTCCAG GAATCCCAGGTTGTGCTAAGTCAGCACTCTGTAAAGAGATACTGAGTTCCCCTGGAAGGCTTGGTGATGATCGTCCAGTGCATAGTTTGATGGGTGATCTTATCAAAG CGAGATACTGGCCGAAGGTTGCTCAAGCGTACCGCAAGAAACCAAACTCTATTATGCTTGCTGACAAAAATGCTCCCAATGAAGAAGTTTGGAGACAG ATTGAGGACATGTGTCTCAGCACAGGGGCATCTTCTGTTCCGGTCATACCGGACTCAGAAG GGACCGAATCAAATCCATTCTCGCTCGATGCTCTTGCTGTTTTCATGTTCCGGGTGCTTCACCGTGCTAATCATCCT GGAAATCTCGACAGTTCAACTCCGCATGCTGGTTACGTGTTGTTGAAGTTCTACCATCTTTATGAGGGCAAG GACCGCGAGGAGTTTGAAACGGAGTTAATAGAACGTTTTGGCTTGATTGTAAAGATACCTCTATTGGAACCCAAAAG GCCTCCTTTACCTGAAACTGTGAGGTCTACTTTGGAGGAAGGATTGAGTTTATACAAACTTCATAGCAGAGAACATCGAAA TTTGGATTCCTCTAAAGGCCAATATATCGATAAGTGGACTCAATGGGAGAAGCAATTACGCGATACCTTGTCAGCAAATTCTGAATATCTCAATTCCATTCAG GTCTCATTTCGCGTCTCTGCTGAGAAAGTTATCGAACAACTCAAAGCAATCATCGCAAAGGGAGATCATAAAGCACCTAGTATTAGTATTATAAAACGGAATCCTGGCGCCATTGTCTTTGCTGCTGTCACTCTGCCTGTTTCAGAAATCATCAATGTCATTCACAAT GTAGGAAGGATCACAGAGTTGAAGCTTTTCTGA
- the LOC130993674 gene encoding tRNA ligase 1-like isoform X1, with the protein MPHFLSLITMPRKRKQRRGVSEEHRRVKKSKVHKLPASLPSASVSGFTAVVGLNSVDQTTKLGNGVQTESAAVLSKVLSDESLESFTTDSSTSSLAQVRAAFYPKFENEKSDQEVRKRMIEMVSKGLATVEVSLKHSGSLFMYAGHEGGAYAKNSYGNIYTAVGVFVLGRMFCEAWGSQASEKQSEFNQFLERNRMCVSMELVTAVLGDHGQRPREDYVVVTAVTELGNGKPKFYSTPDLISFCRKWRLPSNHVWLFSTRKSVMSFFAAFDALWEEGTATTVCKALEEVADISVPGSKDHTMVQGEILEGLVARIVSQGSSEHMKQVLRDYPPPPMEGVVLGSSLREVCAANRTGKQQIMALLKSVGTSFCPNYLDWFGIEASDSHSRNADQSVLSKFLRTRPADFSTTKLQDMVRLMTEKRYRAAFKFYHNFHKVGSATNGSLHLKMVICVHVDSTFKRYQKEMRDNPDLWPLYRGFFADLNLYESNMGRAVELPTVTSSRSGLNGESEKGDLADEDANLMIKLKLLPYMIRTFLIRNGLSILFKKGGAAYKMYYMRQMKLWNTSAAKRRQLSKMLDEWAVYICMKYGHKQLSLSTYLSEAEPFLEQYAKRSPKNQALIGSAGGLVRNEDFMAIDEGIQDEEGDLEPERDIIPSTPTPIVKETIAKDHGLIVFFPGIPGCAKSALCKEILSSPGRLGDDRPVHSLMGDLIKARYWPKVAQAYRKKPNSIMLADKNAPNEEVWRQIEDMCLSTGASSVPVIPDSEGTESNPFSLDALAVFMFRVLHRANHPGNLDSSTPHAGYVLLKFYHLYEGKDREEFETELIERFGLIVKIPLLEPKRPPLPETVRSTLEEGLSLYKLHSREHRNLDSSKGQYIDKWTQWEKQLRDTLSANSEYLNSIQVSFRVSAEKVIEQLKAIIAKGDHKAPSISIIKRNPGAIVFAAVTLPVSEIINVIHNLGRKDHRVEAFLRGKDLESSLRKCHLTLAHRRKHGVAAVASFVPFLNQKVSVAVRGLLFSKKLAALEADPGAVDEEKINSKNEWPHVTVWCGEGVAAKEASTLPQLGAQGKATRVKINPPITITGVVELF; encoded by the exons ATGCCTCATTTTCTCTCACTCATCACCATGCCTCGCAAGCGGAAGCAG CGACGAGGAGTCAGTGAAGAACACAGACGGGTGAAGAAGTCGAAAGTCCACAAGTTGCCTGCCTCGTTGCCTTCAGCTTCAGTAAGTGGCTTCACTGCAGTAGTGGGACTAAATTCAGTTGATCAAACGACCAAACTAGGCAATGGAGTCCAAACGGAATCTGCTGCTGTTTTGAGCAAGGTTCTTAGCGATGAATCATTGGAAAGCTTCACCACTGACAGCTCGACATCCTCACTCGCACAAGTTAGAGCAGCTTTCTATcctaaatttgaaaatgagaagTCCGATCAAGAG GTTAGGAAAAGGATGATAGAGATGGTTTCCAAAGGCTTGGCTACAGTGGAG GTTTCACTCAAGCACTCTGGCTCACTTTTCATGTATGCCGGACACGAGGGAGGAGCATATGCCAAGAATAGCTATGGGAATAT TTACACTGCAGTTGGTGTTTTTGTACTTGGGCGCATGTTTTGCGAAGCTTGGGGTTCACAAGCCAGCGAGAAGCAATCTGAGTTCAATCAGTTTCTTGAG AGAAATCGTATGTGCGTATCAATGGAGCTCGTTACTGCTGTATTAGGAGACCATGGGCAACGTCCTCGTGAAGATTATG TGGTTGTGACTGCTGTCACAGAGTTGGGCAATGGAAAACCAAAATTCTACTCAACCCCTGATCTTATCAGTTTTTGTAGGAAATGGCGTCTACCGTCGAATCATGTGTGGTTATTCTCAACAAG GAAATCTGTAATGTCATTTTTTGCGGCTTTCGATGCACTCTGGGAGGAAGGAACAGCAACCACTGTATGCAAAGCTCTTGAGGAAGTTGCAGATATATCAGTACCTG GATCAAAAGATCATACAATGGTGCAGGGTGAGATCTTGGAAGGTCTAGTGGCTCGGATAGTAAGCCAGGGGAGCTCAGAACATATGAAGCAGGTTTTGAGAGACTATCCTCCACCACCTATGGAGGGAG TTGTTCTCGGATCTAGCCTGCGTGAAGTATGTGCTGCAAACAGAACTGGAAAGCAG CAAATTATGGCACTTCTTAAGAGTGTTGGTACATCTTTCTGCCCAAACTATTTGGACTGGTTTGGAATTGAAGCCTCTGATAGTCATTCAAGAAATGCAGATCAATCAGTTCTGTCAAAGTTTCTGCGAACCCGTCCAGCAGATTTTTCTACTACCAAATTACAG GACATGGTTCGACTGATGACAGAAAAGCGCTACCGTGCTGCTTTTAAGTTTTATCATAACTTTCATAAAGTTGGCTCTGCCACAAATGGCAGTCTTCATCTTAAGATGGTTATATGTGTACACGTTGACTCAACTTTTAAACGGTACCAGAAAGAGATGAG GGATAATCCTGATTTGTGGCCACTATATCGAG GTTTTTTTGCCGACCTGAACTTATACGAGTCTAATATGGGAAGAGCTGTAGAGCTCCCCACGGTAACTAGTTCTAGGAGTGGCTTAAATGGTGAATCAGAAAAAGGTGATTTAGCTGATGAAGATGCAAACCTGATGATCAAATTGAAGCTCCTTCCGTATATG ATACGGACCTTTCTGATTCGGAATGGCTTGTCTATTCTTTTTAAGAAAGGTGGAGCTGCATACAAGATGTACTACATGAG GCAAATGAAGTTATGGAATACTTCAGCAGCAAAGCGAAGGCAGCTCAGCAAGATGCTGGATGAATG GGCTGTATATATTTGTATGAAATATGGACACAAACAACTGTCGTTGTCCACATATCTTAGTGAAGCAGAGCCATTTCTTGAGCAATATGCAAAGCGCAGTCCCAAAAATCAAGCTTTGATTGGGTCTGCTGGTGGTTTGGTTAGAAATGAAGATTTCATGGCCATTGATGAGGGAATTCAAGATGAGGAGGGTGACCTTGAACCAGAGAGAGATATAATACCTTCAACTCCAACTCCCATTGTCAAGGAAACCATCGCTAAGGATCACGGGCTTATCGTTTTCTTTCCAG GAATCCCAGGTTGTGCTAAGTCAGCACTCTGTAAAGAGATACTGAGTTCCCCTGGAAGGCTTGGTGATGATCGTCCAGTGCATAGTTTGATGGGTGATCTTATCAAAG CGAGATACTGGCCGAAGGTTGCTCAAGCGTACCGCAAGAAACCAAACTCTATTATGCTTGCTGACAAAAATGCTCCCAATGAAGAAGTTTGGAGACAG ATTGAGGACATGTGTCTCAGCACAGGGGCATCTTCTGTTCCGGTCATACCGGACTCAGAAG GGACCGAATCAAATCCATTCTCGCTCGATGCTCTTGCTGTTTTCATGTTCCGGGTGCTTCACCGTGCTAATCATCCT GGAAATCTCGACAGTTCAACTCCGCATGCTGGTTACGTGTTGTTGAAGTTCTACCATCTTTATGAGGGCAAG GACCGCGAGGAGTTTGAAACGGAGTTAATAGAACGTTTTGGCTTGATTGTAAAGATACCTCTATTGGAACCCAAAAG GCCTCCTTTACCTGAAACTGTGAGGTCTACTTTGGAGGAAGGATTGAGTTTATACAAACTTCATAGCAGAGAACATCGAAA TTTGGATTCCTCTAAAGGCCAATATATCGATAAGTGGACTCAATGGGAGAAGCAATTACGCGATACCTTGTCAGCAAATTCTGAATATCTCAATTCCATTCAG GTCTCATTTCGCGTCTCTGCTGAGAAAGTTATCGAACAACTCAAAGCAATCATCGCAAAGGGAGATCATAAAGCACCTAGTATTAGTATTATAAAACGGAATCCTGGCGCCATTGTCTTTGCTGCTGTCACTCTGCCTGTTTCAGAAATCATCAATGTCATTCACAAT TTAGGTAGGAAGGATCACAGAGTTGAAGCTTTTCTGAGGGGCAAGGATTTGGAAAGCAGCCTCAGAAAATGCCACCTAACTCTGGCTCATAGGCGAAAGCACGGTGTAGCTGCTGTGGCCAGTTTTGTGCCGTTTCTCAACCAGAAGGTTTCCGTTGCTGTGCGTGGGTTGCTGTTCTCGAAGAAGCTGGCAGCGTTGGAAGCTGATCCCGGGGCAGTCGACGAGGAGAAGATCAATTCCAAGAATGAATGGCCGCATGTGACAGTGTGGTGTGGTGAAGGTGTTGCAGCCAAAGAAGCAAGTACCTTGCCTCAGTTAGGTGCACAAGGAAAGGCCACTCGTGTTAAGATCAATCCACCCATCACCATCACCGGAGTTGTGGAGTTGTTCtga